The proteins below come from a single Aptenodytes patagonicus chromosome 2, bAptPat1.pri.cur, whole genome shotgun sequence genomic window:
- the LOC143157333 gene encoding uncharacterized protein LOC143157333 isoform X2, producing MQGCVLLADFWSTNQTCPLTNAAEHDKRSSPGTQELNVLGTEAVDSHLVQPSLESDVGRACVHGVRERSCHRDDGRLVVRTDCQRKTSLVVWSVQLMLFGMKGDLK from the exons ATGCAAGGCTGCGTCTTACTGGCTGACTTCTGGAGTACCA ACCAGACCTGTCCTCTGACAAATGCAGCTGAGCATGACAAGAGGAGCTCACCAGGCACGCAGGAGCTGAACGTCCTGGGAACAGAGGCTGTGGACAGCCACCTTGTGCAACCGTCCCTGGAAAGCGATGTGGGCAGAGCTTGCGTGCACGGTGTACGTG AGAGAAGTTGTCACAGAGATGATGGGAGGCTGGTGGTGAGAACTGACTGCCAGAGAAAGACATCGTTAGTAGTCTGGAGTGTCCAGCTGATGTTG TTTGGAATGAAAGGAGATTTGAAATAA